The genomic DNA CTGCTATTTGATTATGAATACTCTCCTCATGAACCAATTTCCCATCCCCCCGCACTTTAACCCATTAAAGGTCGGTGAAGTTTGGCGCGTACCTTATCAAAAACTTGCTCCTGAAGCAGAATCATGGGCAAAAAAACAAAATATTTCAGTCTCAGCCAATGATAAAGTCAATATTTGTTTGTTATTAATAGATGTCCAAAATACTTTTTGTATTCCAGATTTTGAATTATATGTAAGGGGAGAAACTGGAACTGGTGCAGTTGAAGATAATCAAAGATTATGTGAGTTTATTTATCGTAATTTAGGCATAATTACTAAAATTATTCCCACCCTAGATACTCACAATACTATGCAAATTTTCCATCCTATATTTTGGATTAACAAAGATGGAAAACACCCCATACCAGCAGCTACCAATATTACACTATCAGACATAGAAGCAGGTATCTGGCAAGTAAATCCAGTGGTTGCTAATAGCATTACTCAAGGGGATTATGGATTATTAGAAAAACAGGTTTTTCATTATGTAAAAAAACTGAGTTTAGATGGTAAATATCCCCTCACGGTTTGGCCTTATCATTCTATGTTAGGAGGAATTGGCCATGCTTTGGTTTCCTCTGTAGAAGAAGCCATTTTTTTCCATGGTATTGCTCGTCAAACTCAAACACAGTTTGAATTAAAAGGAGAAAATCCTTTAACTGAAAATTATTCTATTTTGCGACCAGAAGTGTTAACGGGATTTGATGATCAGCCTATTGCTGACAAAAATACAAATTTAATTAAACAACTTTTGGAATATGATGCGGTGATTATTGCTGGACAAGCTAAGAGTCACTGTGTAGCTTGGACAATTGATGATTTATTAACAGAAATTAACCAGGTAGATCGCACCCTAACCAGGAAAATCTATCTATTAGCAGATTGCACTTCACCTGTAGTTGTTCCTGGTGTGGTTGACTACACAGAACAAGCTAATACAGCATTTAAAAGATTTGCAGATGCGGGAATGAACATGATTAAATCAACAAATGAATTCGTAATTGAGCATTGAGCATTGGGTTATTCATCTCCCCCTGCGTCGTCTGTCTTATTTCAAATACTCTTTTGGATCTTTAGCTGTCCACCCCAAGGGTTCATCAGCACGAATTTCAAAATGTAGATGTGTTTCCCTAGATGTAGGTTGTCCTGTAGCACCTACTGTTCCTATAATGTCGTCTTTTTGTATTGTTTGTCCTAAATTCACTTGTATGGTCTCTAATTGGGCGTAACGAGTTTGTAAACCTCCTGCATGGTTGATTATCACTAATTTGCCATAGCTGCCTTGATCTTTGGCAAAGACGACAATACCAGGAGCGCTCGCTTTTACTTGTGTACCTACAGGTGCGACTAAATCAACACCACTATGAAAAAAAACTTTACCTGTAATTGGATGAATTTGCCATCCATAAGGTAATGCTATAGTTGTAAAATTAGTTAAGGGATATCCTGTTATTGTTGTCGCTGATGCGGTTTTTATCAGGGGAACTGCGATCATCTGATTCCCTTTTATCTTTAGTTCAGCATTAGCACTTTGTGGTTTTGAAAATATGGATATTAATCCCGTAAAGCTAATTAAACCACATAAAAACAGGGAACGATATATAAAATTCATGTCAATTTGTTTAAAGATGGCTAATTTTAGATTTTAGTTGAGGAATTTTCAAGATGGGATCTTACTTGTATCTTCTGCGCTTTTTATACTTTTCCCCTAGAAAGTAAGTTTACAAACAAATCAGTTTTAGCTGATTACTGAACGCTGATTACAGATAGTTGCTATAAGTTTAATTAAAAATAAATTAATTTGTTTAGTTCTTGTTTCCCTGATTACACTTAAAAGTTAGTAACTGCCTGGGGTGAAAATTATTCTTGAGAGTGATTTTCCATAGAAACAGTACCCGTCTTATTTTCAGCGTCATTATTCTTAATTAATTAATATGAAGTTATCTGTAAAGCAATTAGCCGTTTATCTTTGGTTAGTGGCTATTGGTGGCAGCATTGGTTGGTTTGGGAGTCAATATGTACTCCAAAATAAAACATTTACAGAGTTGAAAAATGTCACAGCTTCAGTACCTCAAGAATCTGTTATAGCTTATCCTAGATTAAGTGTGGGCAATGCTGTTAATAGTGATAACGTTAATTTTATTGCTGATGCTGTACAAAAAGTTGGGCCTGCGGTGGTGCGAATCAATGCCACTCGAAAAGTAGCAAATCCAATTTTTGATATGTTTAAAAAGCCTATTTGGCAGCCTTTTTTTGGAGAAGAGGAGCAACCAATTCCCCAAGAACGTATAGAGCGCGGTACAGGTTCGGGATTTATTTTAAGCGAAGATGGTCAATTACTGACTAATGCTCATGTAGTTGCAAAGACAGACAAAGTACAAGTTACCCTCAAAGATGGGCGAGTTTTTGAGGGTAAAGTAGTGGGTGTGGATAATATCACTGATGTAGCAGTGGTGAAAATTCCTGCTAATAAATTACCTACAGTTAAATTAGGTAATTCACATAACTTAATCCCTGGTCAATGGGCGATCGCTATTGGTAATCCTTTAGGTTTGGATAATACTGTGACTATTGGCATTATCAGCGCGACAGATCGCACCAGCGCCCAAGTAGGAGTTCCTGATAGGCGAGTTAGCTTTATCCAAACTGATGCAGCTATTAACCCTGGTAACTCTGGCGGACCTCTTCTGAATGCCCAAGGAGAAGTTATTGGGATTAATACCGCTATTCGCACTGATGCTCAAGGACTTGGGTTTGCTATTCCCATAGAAGTTGCCGCTCGTATTGCCCATGATTTGTTTACCAAAGGACAGGCAGATCACCCTTTTTTGGGGATTGAAATGTCAACTCTTTCACCTACCCAAAAACAAGATTTTGATCAGGGAAACCTTTTTAACATTCAACCTGATGTTGGTATAGTCGTCACACAAGTAACCAAAAATTCCCCGGCAGAGAAAGGGGGACTGCTCCCCGGTGACGTGATTCAAAAAATCAATGGTCAACCTGTGAAAATTACAGCCCAATTACACAAAATGGTTGAGTCTAGTAAAGTCGGTGACATTTTAGCAATTGAAGTCAACCGCAATGGTAAAACTAAGACTCTCAAAGTGCGTTCAGGAACTAAACCGTGAAAGTCAGTGGAGTACAGGCGTAAATAATCACGTCTGTACTTTTAACTATTCGTTGGATAAATGTTCTAGTTGCATTCTTTGTTCCATTTGACGCAGAAAATACCCCGTCATCATTGCTGATGCTAATAGCCCAGCTAAATTATCCCTGTCTGTTGTCACTTGGACGTGAAAATGTTCCCCTGGGAGCATTCCCACCAGCCCTTGAACATTCTGGGAGATGATTTGTTTAATTTCCGGGCTGACAGACTGGGCTACACGGGCGAGAACGTCGGGGGATTGATGCTGTAAATATTTCAATAACTGATTCGGGTTTTCCCCCAAGTGATCGTTCAAAATCTGATTAGTGTGTTCCTCAGAGTTGTCATTCAAAAAGTCAGGATCAAACACCATTGGCAATTATTTTTAGCTTAGTTGCTAATTCTACTCTAAACCATAGTACAAGCCTAGCGCATTTGTGATTGGTCATTCGGTTATTAATCTCCCCCTGTTTCACCTGTTTCTTCACTGTTGTCTGTTCTTGCTAACTCTAGTTCTAGTTGCTGTTCTTGGCGATCTATGGGGATAATTTCAGGAAGTTGATCAATTTGAAAATATTGATGAAATTTAGGTGTAACTTGTAATGAATATGACCGAGATTCTCCATCTCGGCGTTTGCGGACAAATCCCAGTTCTACTAATTCAGGAACGTGTTGATATACACCTGAACCACGGAGGTTAATTAAATCACTTTGTAAAATCGGACTATTGAGAGCGATGGCGGCTAATGTTCGCAAAGCTCCTACACCTAATTCTACAGGTATCAACGCCTGTACTAAATCATAAAAATCTGACCGCAGTTGTAAACTATAACCATTTGCAGTGTCTACAACTTCTAAGGCACTATCCCGACGGGCATAGCTATCTATCAGTTCAATTATGCCTTCTTCTGCTGTATGGCGATCGCACCCAGCATAATCTGCAATTTCACTCACAGATAAGGGTTTACCCTTTAAATATAAAATCGCTTCTATTTTGATGGTTATAGGTATATTTTTCTTGGACATATTTAACAATTAAAGTGGTCAGGAGGGGCGAACGGCCGTTCACCCGTACAGAAGTTTTAAATCCATCCCCCATCTTCCTATTCCCTATGACTTAAAATAAATTCAGCGATCGCTAAATCTTGGGGAGTTGTCACTTTTAAATTTGTTTCTTCCCCTGGGACTATCTGTACTTCAATTCCACATTTTTCCAATAAAGCTGCATCATCGGTCACTTCCCAACCTTGGCGCACACCTTCAGCATGACATTGTTTGAGTAGCTTAACATCAAACCCTTGGGGTGTTTGCGCTGCCCACAGATTTTCTCTCTTGGGTGTACTTTGAACCACATTACTTGCATCTACAATTTTGATTGTGTCTTTGACTGGTATAGCTGCTATTAAACCCGAACAGCTAAGAATTGCTTCCGCACAATTATTAAGTAAATTTGGCGTAGCTAAACATCGCGCTCCATCATGAATCAACACTTGTTTAGCACTCTCCGGCAATGCCTGTAAACCGTTGTAAACTGATTCTTGGCGAGTATTACCACCGGGAATAAATTCCACAGGTTTAGTTAGTTTTAAATCAGCCAGAATGGCTTTAAAGTCATCCCAGTCATGGGGTTGGGAAATAATCCCCATCCAATTAATAGCAGTTGCCGCTTCCGCAGCCAATAAAGTCCAAGCAATGAGAGTTTTCGAGCGTACCTCTAATAAAAGTTTATTGCGGTCAGCACCCATTCTTTTACCGCTACCTGCGGCTGGAATTAATAAATACACAATTTTCCTCTATTTTTTAACTAGCAGAAGATAGGGGTGGGAAGGTAGGCTGATAACCCAATCACTAATCACCAATCACTAATTACTCACCAATTACCAATTACCATTCCCTATTTCCCCTAAAATAAGAGCGATAAGCTTCAATAAATAGATTATTTATGCGAGTAGTAGCCCTTGTACCTGGTTCAATTGGCGACCAAATTCTTTTCTTCCCCACCTTGGATGGTCTAAAGCGTCATTATCCCGACGCGCAGATAGATGTCGTGGTCGAACCCCAGTCAAAGGCTGCCTATCAAGTGAGCAAGTCAGTTCACGAGGTTTTGACCTTTGATTACAAGGATCGTAATAGTTTAGCAGATTGGGGTAACTTAGTCGGTACAATCCGCGATCGCGAATATGATGTTGCCATTAGCGCTGGAGAAAGTTGGTTTGTAGGTTTATTTCTCTGGCTAACGGGAATTCCCACCCGGATTGGTTTTCAAGGTAAGGGTGCTGGTTTTCTCACTCATGTTGTGTCTGTAAATTCTTCCCAATATGTAGCATCTATGTATCATGATCTGCTTAAACCTCTGGGAATTAATAAACCTTGTCCAGAGTTAGCAGTGAATATACTTAAACCAGATATAGAATGGGCGCAGCAGCAACAACAACGTTTAGGTATCAATGATTCAGGTTATATCCTGGTTTATGGCGGTTCTGGTAAGTTATCTCAAATTAATGGTGCAGATGACAGCTACCCTGTTGCTAATTGGCAACAAATTATTCAAGATTGTCAACAAAAACAGCCAGATTTACCAGTTCTAGTGATTAAAGAAACTGAGGATGAACCATTTGTATCATCTCTGGTCAGATCCTGTCCGGGTATTAAGGTTATTGCCACTGATGATATTCGTAAATTAACAGCCATTATTGGTGGTGCTAGTTTGATGTTAACTATCAACGGCGCGCCATTACAATTGGCTGTCGCTGTACAAACATACACAATTGCCCTTCTGGGTTCTGTAGATCCTGGTAGATTATTACCTACAAGTGATAAGTTCGTAGCTATTAAATCTATGACGGGCAAAACTGCGGATATTGCACCTGTAACCGTGCTGGAAAAAATTTGGGGAGGTTGAACTCATAATTACTAATTCGTAATTCGTAGCGTGCTGTAGGCTCTATTACGAATTACAAATTACTTTTTTCAATCATTTCAAAAAATCCATCTTCTAATTCATAACCTAAAATTTGTGCGAGAGATTTCAATCTAAATTGAGTGGGTATATTTTGCTGTTTTAACCAATCGCTCAAAATAAAAATTTTGTGCATCAAAAATATTTCTAAGGCTTCTGGGTTGTAGAGAATGCCTTCTTTTGAACTAAATTGATGAGGTACTAACATGGCTGCATAACGGGCTAATTCCCCTGATTTCCAGTCTAGTAAAAATGGCAACCACGGATACTTGGCATCTAAACGCACAAACCACAATCTTACCTCTGGAATTTCTGAAAGTTCCCTGGGATCATTGGCTTCCCGTGTATAGTTAATTTCAAAGCTTAGTTGCTGTTCCTGGGATGTAACAGATTTTTCTTGCAGCAGTGGTTCAATTACCTCTAATGCAGGTGACAAATCTAGGTTATGAATAAAGTTGCTATTGAGGCTGATTGTGATTGTCATTGACTTTTTGGCAGCTTTTCTAGATGACTCAACAGTAGGATTGACAATACACAGTAGCAGTTTTTAGCTCTTGATGCTACTACTTTACCCTGGACATTTAGAGTATTTTTAAGCTAAAGTTGTAATGAGTTTGTTTTAGAGTTGAAATCTCATACAGCAACTATCTATCAAAATCAAACTTTCTCAAACCTGTGATTGCTACATCATTTAACGTCAATAACACAGGTGCAAGCAAAAAGTTTGTATGTAACATCCTTGCATATAAAAATCAGTAATCGTCATTTTCCTATAGTTAAAATTGAAATATGCAAAAGCCAGCTATTTCTAAAAAAGTAATTCGTTCTCTAGAAGATGCTCTAGATAGATGTCAAATGCTTGGGATGCGTGTGAGTCGCCAGCGCCGATTTATACTAGAATTACTTTGGCAAGCCAATGAACATCTTTCAGCCAGAGAAATTTATGACCGCTTAAACCAACAAGGTAAAGAGATTGGTCATACATCTGTTTATCAAAATCTAGATGCACTATCTAGTCAAGGGATAATTGAATGTATTGAACATTGTGATGGGCGTTTATACGGAAATATTAGTGATGCTCATAGTCACCTTAACTGCTTAGATACAAATCAAATTTTAGATGTGTATGTAGAATTACCAAAGGATATAATTGAGCAAGTAGAAGCACAAACAGGTGTGAAAATTAGTGGTTACACCATCAACTTTTTTGGACACCGGAACTTAATACCTGATTAATGTTCTACATTGTTATTGTTGATAGATTAAAGTGACAAAAAAAGGTAAAAATGGGGATGACTCAGCTAGGGATAACCAGATTTTTGTGGCTGAGAATAAAGTCTACCTGTATTTGACCTAACTATGAGCGATCGCCCTTTACCTTTACAATTACTGTTAATTGACCCAGATCCCATTTTCCGTTTAGGATTAAGGGTAGCTCTAGAAACAATTCCCCATTTTCAAATATTAGCTGATGTCCCCACAGATACGGCAGCTTTGCAGGTTTTAGCGGAAATTTCTCCACCTGATCAAAACCCAGTTAATTTAATCATTTTAGAATTAGGAAATGGTATTTCTAGCGAATCTCAGCAGCTAGGATTGCAATTTTGTAGACAACTAAAAGCTATATATCCCCAAATACCTATTTTATTGTTGAGTGCAATATCCAAACCAGAAATATTATCAACTGCTCAAAGCATTGGTGTTAATGGTTATTGTCTTAAAGGTACATCTATTTCTGACTTAATTCCTATTATTACAGAAATAGCCAATGGTGGTTTTTACTGGTTAGAAATGCCAGGAATAGATTCTTATTTATCTCGTTTACCCTTTGTAAAACTGCGAAATAATATCCGTTTATCAGGAGTTGAATATATTGATAAATCGCTCACTTCTGTGACATCTAAATTAAAAATTCCCGGACTACCAATATTAGATAAAGCTCTTTTAGCAGGACAAAGAAGAGAACTCTTAGCAGCACGTTGGTTAGTTAATCATTTATTAGTTACACCAGAGGAAAAACAACCCAAACAAATATCTAAATCACCTACTCCACCTACTTCTTATCTTCAGAATAGTATTATTCAAACAGAACCACAACAGATACAAACTATTATCCCACCTTTACTAACTCCGAAAGCAATACAATCTACATTATTGACAGCTTGTATTAATAAACTGCAATTTTCACTAGAAAATCTCACAGATGTACCATTAGAGATTGATATTCTGCGGGAAGACAAAAAAAGAGAATTACTATATATTATCATTCAAAAACTATCTCAACAATTAGAAGAAATTAGAGATTCACAATTGATAAATCAGCAATTATCTGAATTAAGAACTAAAACTCTTAATTATGTATGGAAGTCAACCCTGAAAGATTTTTATGGTAAAGTTTTGCCTCTAAATATAGGTGGAATAAATATAGAAGTCGTTGATTTCTTATTAAATAACTCTACAAATGTAGAAACTGAAATTCTTAATAAAATTCCCTTGATTGAAGACTTATTTTCCTATCTGCTTTTACAAACAGATTTATATGTTGATAATAAATTATCTCCAGCAGGTAGCGAAACAGCAAATTCTCAAGCATCAATGATTCTAGAAAATTTAATCATTCAAGTTGCTAATGGTGTTTTACAACCACTGTTAAATTTTTTGGCAGATGTAGAAACTATTAAACAAACTTTCTATGATCAACATTTGATTTCCACAAGAGAAATTGAAAGATTTAGAAATAATTTATCTTGGAAATACAGGTTAAATAATTATGTAAATGAACCCCAGGCAATTTTTGAAAGTCGTTATGAACTATTTGTATTTGCACCTCGTGGTATTGCTAAAATCTCCGTTTATTCACCCCGCAACCAGGAGTTAGCACAACTCTCTGGTATTCCTTTAACGGTGACATTAATCTTAGAATTTAGGGATGCGATCGCACCTCGTGTACAATCTTTAGTATCATTTGCAGGTAGTGGTATTGTTTTTATCCTCACCCAAATAATTGGTAAAGGTTTAGGTTTAGTTGCTCGTGGTATTCTCCAAGGTATTGGTAGTGTTTCTTTCACAGACAAAAACTCTAAACGCAATCATCAAAGAAATAAATAATGTCTGTTGTCAAAATTTTTAAAGCTTAATGCTGACTGCAAGATCACAAATTCCAGTCTCTTCTAAGATGAAAGAAACTTTGTAAAAACTCTTGTAAATTATGATTTTGATGCAGTTTTTGTTGACTCCATTCTCTTGCAGTTTGTTCTAAAATTTCTGCATAACTAGGATAAACAACAGCTAATTTTCCTAAATTTTCAATTTTCAGATTTTTAGACATTGCCAAAGAAATTAAATTTATTAATTCTCCCGCTGCTGCACCTAATATAGAACATCCTAAAATTTTACCATTTTTTAAAACTATTAATTTACAAATACCTGTAATTTCATTTTTAATTTGTGCTGCTGTTAATGTTTTAAAATAGTTTTTAAAAACTAAAACTTCCTTTGTTCCATATCGGTGTTTAGCTTGTCGTTCTGTTAAACCTACTTGTGCTACTGTTGATTGAGAATTTATTACCCAAGGAAGATCAGAATAATTGACTGTATTTCTATTAAAAAATAGCGCATTTTTGACGGCAATTTTAGCTTCATAATTAGCAATATTCGGAATATCATAACCACCAATTACATCACCACAGGCATAAATTCGCTGATTTGTAGTTTGCAGTTTTTTATTAATAACTAAACGGTGTGGATACCATTTAACTCCTGCTGCTGCTAAATTCAAATCTTCTATATTTGGTTGTTGTCCAGTTGCTACTAAAATTTCATCTGTTTCAATTGCTTTATTTCCAGCTTGTAACCATTTTTTATTTTCTATTTTTCTGACTTGAGAAATATTTATTTTATTGAAAACTCTGATACCATCAGCTTCTAATTCTGCTATTAATAATTGTCCTATTTCTGGTTCAAGATGAGATAAAAAACTTGGATGATTCAATATTAAATTGATGCTACAACCCAAGTGGGCTAAAGTTTGGGCTATTTCAATACTTTGGGGTAAACCACCAATAATTACCCAATTTTTGGGTAGATTTGATTTTTCTAAAGATTGCCAAATATTAGCTAATGTCAGATAACCTGTATTTTGTAAACCTTCAATGTTAGGAATATTTGGACAAGAACCACAAGCGAGTATATAACTACGTCCCTTTAAAATTCGGTTATTAACTACAAAGTTTAGCTTTTTGGAAGTTTGAAATTTTCCCTTACCAATAATTACATCAACTCCTTGAGTAGCTAAGTTAGTGAGGGAATTAACTTGGTTGAAATTTGCAGTTATATTTTGAGCATACAATATTGCTTGTTGATCAGAATAATTGCAGCTATTTGAATGTATTTTTGGTGTTTGTAATTTATTGGTTAGTTCTGTATTTTCTGTATGGTTAATAATACCAATATTTGCTATTTCTAAACATTGCCGAGAGATTTTACTGAGTTCTCTAAGTACGTAATTATGATTCAACTCATAATTAACTTGAGGCTGTACTAAGGCAACTTTAGCCTGTAGTTGGATAGCTTCTAAAGCCGCTTTGTAGCCGGCAAGATCACCACCAATTATGACGATATCGTAGTCATTAGTCATTGGGTATTAGTCATTGGGTATTAGGCATTGGGTATTAGGCATTGGGTTATCAACCTCCTTTGCTTTTTACCTTTTCTCATCAATCACCAGTTTACTGTTAACTGATAACTGATTGCAGGGCTGTTATTAAACGTTGGTTATCAGCTTCAGAACGGACTGCAACGCGGAAGTAGCGATCGCCTAATTCTTTAAAGCTTTGACAATCACGAATGAGAATTTGATCTTGTTGGAGTAATTTCATTTGTAACTCAGAAGTAGAGTGTTGAGATTCCACCAGTAAGTAGTTAACCGAGCCTTCTAGGGGTCTTAACCCATTAATTGATGATAAACCTTGAAATAGTAGGTTGCGTGCCTGTGGTAGCCATTTCCAGGTGAGTTGTTGAAATTTAGTATCTTGTAATGCGGCGATCGCAGCGGCTTCAGCTAAAGTATTTACAGGCCAAGGATCTCGCCAAGATTGCCATTTCGCTAGACGTTCAGGATGTGCGATCGCATATCCCAACCTTAAACCTGGTAAACTATAAAACTTTGTTAACGATCTCAATATTACTAAATTCTCATATTCCTGCACTAATTCTATCAAACTTTGTTCCTGTTCAGGAGGCAGAAAATCCATAAACGCCTCATCCACCACCACCAAAGCAAAATCTTTCAGGTAAGGCAGAATTTCATCCCGTAAAAATAGTTTCCCGGTAGGGTTATGAGGGTTATTTAGTAGCAGTCCATAATCTGAGGATGGGGAGAGAGGGAGAGAGGGAGAGCGGGGGAGAGGGGGTGAATAGTAATTTTTCATGACTCCTGACTCCTGACTCCTGACTCCTACCTGTAAACTAACAGGAAACTCCAGAACTTTGGCATCATAAGCCGCAAGAGTGCGGTAGTAATCGCCAAAGGCTGGAGTCAGTAAAACAGTAGCCGTTAGTTGTGCTAATTCCCTACCCAATAGAGTTAGTAATTCCGCAGAACCATTACCCGGCAAAATCCACTCCGGGGATAGATGATGAAAGCGACCCAGAGCGAGTTTTAACTCTCCATAATCTGGGTCGGGATAGTGTTGAATATTGCCCAGTTGGGAGGCGATTGCAGCAATAACACTGTTTGGCGGTCCCAACGGGCTGATGCTGGCAGAAAAATCAACAATGGCATCACGAGGACAGCCAGCTAACGCTGCTGCCCAAGCTAAATTCCCCCCATGTGCTTTTTGCCTCATCAAAAATGGATTTCCTAAAACAGAAACTACTCTTTTGGCTCTTTTGGCTCTTTTGGGGGTGCTACCCTTTCTCTAAATAGTTTCCCAGCAGAGAAGGCAGGAACTTTGGTAGCTGGGATTTCCATTTTTTCATTGGTTTTGGGGTTGCGACCTTCACGAGCTTTCCGTTCCCGTGATTCAAAAGAACCAAACCCTACGAGAGTAACTTTATCCCCAGAAGAAACCGCTTCGATAATGGTTTCTAAAGCAGCAGTTAAAACAGCGTCTGCTTGTTTTTTAGTCACAGTAGCCTTTTCAGCCACCGCATCAATTAATTCACCCTTGTTCATATCAAACTCCTTGATGTTTACTGGAGATTATTTTCAAGATGTACTCTGTCGCATCTTTACTGAAATCTCTGTTAGCAGAACTACAAAAATCGTCCTTCAAGAGTATTTACACTCAAAACCGCTGTAAATCAGATTGGCTCGACTTTTCAATGAATCATTCTAAGGTGTTGTAGCCAGAAGTGGATAGATGAAAGCATTAATTTATATAGATTTCTGAATATATTGTATTATTTGCTGCATTGTTGCCCTGGAAACAACCTATTTTTAGGCATAAATACTTACTGAGTGTTGGGGACATATCAAGTCAAAAATCAAAGTTAGCGACAGGGGATAAAGATTATTTTTGTCTTGAGATTAAAATGGTACTAATGTTTTGAGATTATGACTCAAAAAATATTATGTGACAACAATACCTCTAAGATACAAGGTTGGGTGCAAAGAAAGCGCAACCCAACGCATCTGTTGGGTTATGGCTAACGCTACGCTCTGCGAATATGCTGATTGCTACGCAACGCTTCACTATTAGATAAATTTGGTAATTGGTAGTTGATAATCATCTATTCCCTATTCCCCATAAACTGTCACCTGTCACCTGTCACCTAACTTACTCCTGGGTCGCAACAGTTAAAACCTGTGGAGGAGAAGCATCAGGAGGGTACAGAAAATCAACTTCCACCCAAGAATTATCCCCAGGTTTCATATTTAATGACACCAAAGGTTCTCCTGGTTCACCTCTTTTTTGTACTAAATGCACAAACCTAGTCGCCGGTTTACCTTGATCATCCCGATAACGTACTCGCACAGTTCCCCTAAAGAAAACCTGACGTGCAGGAGTTGTAAAAAATCGTAAACCTGATTTTGTTAACTCATTTTCCTTAATAGGAGTTTGCACAGATATAGTGACATTTTTTGACTTTTGAGAATTGTTTAACAAAGGCAACCTTAAACTATATTGAATGCCATAATTACCATGGGCAAAATAAGCCGTATCAGGATAACGGACTAACATCGGTGCAGTTTGAATTTGACCTGTGCCAAAAGTTCCCCCATGTAAAGAACTTAAAGGATAAGAAAAAGCCTTACCAGGTTCAGGAATAGTTAAATATCTACTCTTAGAATTATCCGTTAAAAGCGATCGCCATTGAGAACCACGTGCAACACCGGCAACTCGTCCATAAATTGCAGGTTTACCATTTCCCTCTATGGGAGTCGGAGTTTTATCTCTCGGTGTTGATAATTCACCATTATTTAATAAACCTTCCCACTCCGCTAAATTTGGCGCACGTTCACTACCATCAGCGTTTATCTGTGCAAACATCGCTAAACTAGCAGCATACACAGTTCCATCACTCCGCAAACGCATATATGTAGAACGACCATTTAACGGTGGTGTTAATTCTCGTACGGGAATAGGTAAGTTTAATAACATTCGACTTTCCCCAGGGGGAATACTAATATAAGCAGGGAAAATATCTTGTCTTCTCCCTCTTAAAATATCAGA from Okeanomitos corallinicola TIOX110 includes the following:
- a CDS encoding isochorismatase encodes the protein MNTLLMNQFPIPPHFNPLKVGEVWRVPYQKLAPEAESWAKKQNISVSANDKVNICLLLIDVQNTFCIPDFELYVRGETGTGAVEDNQRLCEFIYRNLGIITKIIPTLDTHNTMQIFHPIFWINKDGKHPIPAATNITLSDIEAGIWQVNPVVANSITQGDYGLLEKQVFHYVKKLSLDGKYPLTVWPYHSMLGGIGHALVSSVEEAIFFHGIARQTQTQFELKGENPLTENYSILRPEVLTGFDDQPIADKNTNLIKQLLEYDAVIIAGQAKSHCVAWTIDDLLTEINQVDRTLTRKIYLLADCTSPVVVPGVVDYTEQANTAFKRFADAGMNMIKSTNEFVIEH
- a CDS encoding M23 family metallopeptidase; amino-acid sequence: MNFIYRSLFLCGLISFTGLISIFSKPQSANAELKIKGNQMIAVPLIKTASATTITGYPLTNFTTIALPYGWQIHPITGKVFFHSGVDLVAPVGTQVKASAPGIVVFAKDQGSYGKLVIINHAGGLQTRYAQLETIQVNLGQTIQKDDIIGTVGATGQPTSRETHLHFEIRADEPLGWTAKDPKEYLK
- a CDS encoding HhoA/HhoB/HtrA family serine endopeptidase, translating into MKLSVKQLAVYLWLVAIGGSIGWFGSQYVLQNKTFTELKNVTASVPQESVIAYPRLSVGNAVNSDNVNFIADAVQKVGPAVVRINATRKVANPIFDMFKKPIWQPFFGEEEQPIPQERIERGTGSGFILSEDGQLLTNAHVVAKTDKVQVTLKDGRVFEGKVVGVDNITDVAVVKIPANKLPTVKLGNSHNLIPGQWAIAIGNPLGLDNTVTIGIISATDRTSAQVGVPDRRVSFIQTDAAINPGNSGGPLLNAQGEVIGINTAIRTDAQGLGFAIPIEVAARIAHDLFTKGQADHPFLGIEMSTLSPTQKQDFDQGNLFNIQPDVGIVVTQVTKNSPAEKGGLLPGDVIQKINGQPVKITAQLHKMVESSKVGDILAIEVNRNGKTKTLKVRSGTKP
- a CDS encoding DUF760 domain-containing protein, which translates into the protein MVFDPDFLNDNSEEHTNQILNDHLGENPNQLLKYLQHQSPDVLARVAQSVSPEIKQIISQNVQGLVGMLPGEHFHVQVTTDRDNLAGLLASAMMTGYFLRQMEQRMQLEHLSNE
- the scpB gene encoding SMC-Scp complex subunit ScpB is translated as MSKKNIPITIKIEAILYLKGKPLSVSEIADYAGCDRHTAEEGIIELIDSYARRDSALEVVDTANGYSLQLRSDFYDLVQALIPVELGVGALRTLAAIALNSPILQSDLINLRGSGVYQHVPELVELGFVRKRRDGESRSYSLQVTPKFHQYFQIDQLPEIIPIDRQEQQLELELARTDNSEETGETGGD
- the ispD gene encoding 2-C-methyl-D-erythritol 4-phosphate cytidylyltransferase — its product is MYLLIPAAGSGKRMGADRNKLLLEVRSKTLIAWTLLAAEAATAINWMGIISQPHDWDDFKAILADLKLTKPVEFIPGGNTRQESVYNGLQALPESAKQVLIHDGARCLATPNLLNNCAEAILSCSGLIAAIPVKDTIKIVDASNVVQSTPKRENLWAAQTPQGFDVKLLKQCHAEGVRQGWEVTDDAALLEKCGIEVQIVPGEETNLKVTTPQDLAIAEFILSHRE
- a CDS encoding glycosyltransferase family 9 protein, yielding MRVVALVPGSIGDQILFFPTLDGLKRHYPDAQIDVVVEPQSKAAYQVSKSVHEVLTFDYKDRNSLADWGNLVGTIRDREYDVAISAGESWFVGLFLWLTGIPTRIGFQGKGAGFLTHVVSVNSSQYVASMYHDLLKPLGINKPCPELAVNILKPDIEWAQQQQQRLGINDSGYILVYGGSGKLSQINGADDSYPVANWQQIIQDCQQKQPDLPVLVIKETEDEPFVSSLVRSCPGIKVIATDDIRKLTAIIGGASLMLTINGAPLQLAVAVQTYTIALLGSVDPGRLLPTSDKFVAIKSMTGKTADIAPVTVLEKIWGG